A section of the Phaseolus vulgaris cultivar G19833 chromosome 8, P. vulgaris v2.0, whole genome shotgun sequence genome encodes:
- the LOC137826818 gene encoding receptor-like protein CLAVATA2 isoform X2, with amino-acid sequence MVMAHTTPLHCLWHPFTLLSVILLCAIPSLSIDVHLQDRASLLLFRSRLQDPYQSLSNWAGSNCTSWSGITCDNRTGRVLSINLTSMNLSGQIHPSLCQLSYLSKVGLSHNNFTSLLPECFGNLLNLRAIDLSHNRFHGGIPDSFMRLRHLTELVLSGNPGLGGPLPAWIGNFSTNLERLHLGVCSFSGDIPESLLYLKSLKYLDLENNLLSGNLVGFQQPLILLNLASNQFAGTLPCFSASVQSLTVLNLSNNSIVGGLPACIASLQALTHLNLSGNHLSKIAETTEKLGLVLLDLSHNQFSGEIPVKITELKSLQALFLSHNLLSGEIPARIGNLTYLQVIDLSHNSLSGTIPFSIVGCFQLYALILNNNNLSGVIQPEFDALDILRILDISNNRFSGAIPLTLAGCKSLEIVDFSSNELSGSLNDAITKWSNLRYLSLAQNKFSGNLPSWLFTFDAIETMDFSHNKFSGFIPDINLKGGLIFNDRNVTVKEPLVAARNVQLRVSAVVSDSNQLSFTYDLSSMIGIDLSSNLLHGEIPRGLFGLAGLEYLNLSCNFLYGQLPGLQKMQSLKALDLSNNSLSGHIPGNISSLQDLSILNLSYNCFSGYVPQKQGYGRFPGAFAGNPDLCMESSSGVCDDGRTQSVQGSSFREDRMEGPISLGIFFISAFVSFDFGVVVLFCSARARNYILQTKV; translated from the exons ATGGTGATGGCACACACCACACCCCTCCACTGTTTATGGCACCCCTTCACTCTCCTCTCTGTGATTCTTCTCTGTGCAATCCCTTCACTCTCAATTGATGTTCACCTACAAGACAGAGCCTCTCTTCTTCTGTTCAGGTCAAGGCTGCAAGACCCCTACCAGAGTTTGTCCAACTGGGCAGGCTCCAACTGCACTTCATGGAGTGGAATCACCTGTGACAACAGAACTGGGAGGGTGCTTTCCATCAACCTAACTAGTATGAACCTGTCAGGCCAAATCCACCCCAGTTTGTGCCAGCTTTCATACCTCAGCAAGGTGGGGTTGTCCCACAATAACTTCACTTCCCTCCTTCCTGAATGTTTTGGAAATTTGCTCAACCTAAGAGCTATTGATCTCAGCCATAACAGGTTTCACGGTGGGATACCAGACTCTTTCATGAGGCTCAGGCACCTCACTGAGCTTGTTTTGAGCGGGAACCCTGGTTTGGGTGGTCCACTGCCTGCTTGGATTGGAAACTTCTCCACAAATCTGGAAAGGCTACATCTTGGTGTCTGTTCATTCAGTGGGGACATACCTGAGAGTTTGCTTTACTTGAAGTCCCTCAAGTATTTGGACCTTGAGAACAATCTCTTGTCTGGTAATCTGGTTGGTTTTCAGCAGCCTCTGATTTTGCTCAATCTTGCTTCCAATCAGTTTGCTGGTACTTTGCCTTGCTTTTCAGCTTCAGTTCAGTCTCTAACTGTGTTGAATTTGTCTAACAATTCTATTGTGGGGGGACTGCCTGCTTGTATTGCTTCCTTGCAAGCTTTAACTCATTTGAACCTGTCAGGGAACCATTTGAG TAAAATTGCTGAGACTACCGAGAAACTTGGCCTTGTTCTTCTTGACCTTTCTCACAATCAATTCTCTGGTGAAATTCCTGTGAAAATTACTGAGTTGAAAAGTTTGCAGGCCTTGTTTCTCTCTCACAATCTTCTCTCTGGAGAAATTCCTGCCAGAATTGGAAATTTGACCTATCTTCAGGTCATTGATCTCTCACACAACTCTTTGTCTGGTACCATTCCATTCAGCATTGTTGGGTGCTTTCAGCTGTATGCTCTAATACTGAATAACAACAATCTTTCTGGTGTAATTCAACCGGAGTTTGATGCATTGGATATCTTGAGGATACTGGATATAAGCAACAACAGGTTTTCCGGGGCTATCCCACTCACTCTGGCTGGATGTAAATCTCTCGAGATTGTAGATTTTAGTTCCAATGAGCTTTCTGGATCCTTGAATGATGCAATAACGAAATGGTCAAACCTCAGGTATTTGTCCCTTGCTCAGAATAAGTTCAGTGGAAATTTGCCTAGTTGGTTGTTCACATTTGACGCAATAGAAACAATGGATTTCTCACATAACAAGTTTTCTGGCTTCATCCCTGATATTAATTTGAAGGGTGGCTTGATATTTAACGATAGGAATGTCACTGTTAAAGAGCCATTGGTTGCAGCAAGAAATGTTCAACTGAGAGTTTCAGCTGTTGTTTCTGATAGCAATCAACTCAGTTTTACTTATGATCTATCCTCAATGATTGGAATCGATCTATCCAGCAACTTGCTCCACGGAGAGATTCCAAGGGGCTTATTTGGTCTAGCTGGTCTAGAATATCTGAATTTGTCATGCAACTTTCTCTATGGACAGCTTCCAGGTCTGCAGAAAATGCAGAGTTTGAAAGCCTTAGATTTGTCAAATAATTCCTTGTCAGGACATATCCCAGGAAACATTTCTAGCCTTCAAGATCTGTCCATTTTGAATCTGTCTTACAACTGTTTTTCTGGGTATGTTCCCCAGAAGCAAGGATATGGGAGATTTCCTGGTGCATTTGCTGGAAATCCGGATCTGTGCATGGAATCTTCCAGTGGAGTATGTGATGATGGAAGGACTCAATCTGTGCAAGGAAGTTCTTTCAGGGAAGATAGGATGGAGGGACCAATATCTCTGGGGATTTTCTTTATCAGTGCCTTTGTTAGTTTTGATTTCGGTGTTGTTGTTCTCTTCTGTTCAGCAAGGGCAAGAAATTACATTCTTCAAACCAaagtttga
- the LOC137826818 gene encoding receptor-like protein CLAVATA2 isoform X1 yields the protein MVMAHTTPLHCLWHPFTLLSVILLCAIPSLSIDVHLQDRASLLLFRSRLQDPYQSLSNWAGSNCTSWSGITCDNRTGRVLSINLTSMNLSGQIHPSLCQLSYLSKVGLSHNNFTSLLPECFGNLLNLRAIDLSHNRFHGGIPDSFMRLRHLTELVLSGNPGLGGPLPAWIGNFSTNLERLHLGVCSFSGDIPESLLYLKSLKYLDLENNLLSGNLVGFQQPLILLNLASNQFAGTLPCFSASVQSLTVLNLSNNSIVGGLPACIASLQALTHLNLSGNHLRYRIYPRLVFSEKLLVLDLSYNDFSGPIPSKIAETTEKLGLVLLDLSHNQFSGEIPVKITELKSLQALFLSHNLLSGEIPARIGNLTYLQVIDLSHNSLSGTIPFSIVGCFQLYALILNNNNLSGVIQPEFDALDILRILDISNNRFSGAIPLTLAGCKSLEIVDFSSNELSGSLNDAITKWSNLRYLSLAQNKFSGNLPSWLFTFDAIETMDFSHNKFSGFIPDINLKGGLIFNDRNVTVKEPLVAARNVQLRVSAVVSDSNQLSFTYDLSSMIGIDLSSNLLHGEIPRGLFGLAGLEYLNLSCNFLYGQLPGLQKMQSLKALDLSNNSLSGHIPGNISSLQDLSILNLSYNCFSGYVPQKQGYGRFPGAFAGNPDLCMESSSGVCDDGRTQSVQGSSFREDRMEGPISLGIFFISAFVSFDFGVVVLFCSARARNYILQTKV from the coding sequence ATGGTGATGGCACACACCACACCCCTCCACTGTTTATGGCACCCCTTCACTCTCCTCTCTGTGATTCTTCTCTGTGCAATCCCTTCACTCTCAATTGATGTTCACCTACAAGACAGAGCCTCTCTTCTTCTGTTCAGGTCAAGGCTGCAAGACCCCTACCAGAGTTTGTCCAACTGGGCAGGCTCCAACTGCACTTCATGGAGTGGAATCACCTGTGACAACAGAACTGGGAGGGTGCTTTCCATCAACCTAACTAGTATGAACCTGTCAGGCCAAATCCACCCCAGTTTGTGCCAGCTTTCATACCTCAGCAAGGTGGGGTTGTCCCACAATAACTTCACTTCCCTCCTTCCTGAATGTTTTGGAAATTTGCTCAACCTAAGAGCTATTGATCTCAGCCATAACAGGTTTCACGGTGGGATACCAGACTCTTTCATGAGGCTCAGGCACCTCACTGAGCTTGTTTTGAGCGGGAACCCTGGTTTGGGTGGTCCACTGCCTGCTTGGATTGGAAACTTCTCCACAAATCTGGAAAGGCTACATCTTGGTGTCTGTTCATTCAGTGGGGACATACCTGAGAGTTTGCTTTACTTGAAGTCCCTCAAGTATTTGGACCTTGAGAACAATCTCTTGTCTGGTAATCTGGTTGGTTTTCAGCAGCCTCTGATTTTGCTCAATCTTGCTTCCAATCAGTTTGCTGGTACTTTGCCTTGCTTTTCAGCTTCAGTTCAGTCTCTAACTGTGTTGAATTTGTCTAACAATTCTATTGTGGGGGGACTGCCTGCTTGTATTGCTTCCTTGCAAGCTTTAACTCATTTGAACCTGTCAGGGAACCATTTGAGGTATAGAATATATCCTAGGCTTGTGTTTTCAGAGAAACTTCTTGTTTTGGACTTGAGTTATAATGATTTTTCTGGTCCTATTCCCAGTAAAATTGCTGAGACTACCGAGAAACTTGGCCTTGTTCTTCTTGACCTTTCTCACAATCAATTCTCTGGTGAAATTCCTGTGAAAATTACTGAGTTGAAAAGTTTGCAGGCCTTGTTTCTCTCTCACAATCTTCTCTCTGGAGAAATTCCTGCCAGAATTGGAAATTTGACCTATCTTCAGGTCATTGATCTCTCACACAACTCTTTGTCTGGTACCATTCCATTCAGCATTGTTGGGTGCTTTCAGCTGTATGCTCTAATACTGAATAACAACAATCTTTCTGGTGTAATTCAACCGGAGTTTGATGCATTGGATATCTTGAGGATACTGGATATAAGCAACAACAGGTTTTCCGGGGCTATCCCACTCACTCTGGCTGGATGTAAATCTCTCGAGATTGTAGATTTTAGTTCCAATGAGCTTTCTGGATCCTTGAATGATGCAATAACGAAATGGTCAAACCTCAGGTATTTGTCCCTTGCTCAGAATAAGTTCAGTGGAAATTTGCCTAGTTGGTTGTTCACATTTGACGCAATAGAAACAATGGATTTCTCACATAACAAGTTTTCTGGCTTCATCCCTGATATTAATTTGAAGGGTGGCTTGATATTTAACGATAGGAATGTCACTGTTAAAGAGCCATTGGTTGCAGCAAGAAATGTTCAACTGAGAGTTTCAGCTGTTGTTTCTGATAGCAATCAACTCAGTTTTACTTATGATCTATCCTCAATGATTGGAATCGATCTATCCAGCAACTTGCTCCACGGAGAGATTCCAAGGGGCTTATTTGGTCTAGCTGGTCTAGAATATCTGAATTTGTCATGCAACTTTCTCTATGGACAGCTTCCAGGTCTGCAGAAAATGCAGAGTTTGAAAGCCTTAGATTTGTCAAATAATTCCTTGTCAGGACATATCCCAGGAAACATTTCTAGCCTTCAAGATCTGTCCATTTTGAATCTGTCTTACAACTGTTTTTCTGGGTATGTTCCCCAGAAGCAAGGATATGGGAGATTTCCTGGTGCATTTGCTGGAAATCCGGATCTGTGCATGGAATCTTCCAGTGGAGTATGTGATGATGGAAGGACTCAATCTGTGCAAGGAAGTTCTTTCAGGGAAGATAGGATGGAGGGACCAATATCTCTGGGGATTTTCTTTATCAGTGCCTTTGTTAGTTTTGATTTCGGTGTTGTTGTTCTCTTCTGTTCAGCAAGGGCAAGAAATTACATTCTTCAAACCAaagtttga
- the LOC137826819 gene encoding protein TRIGALACTOSYLDIACYLGLYCEROL 3, chloroplastic has protein sequence MVSLSTTTPFFPFTAQSASTGIPPPNSFRYSKQRVRDHRKVVCACIAPPQNFKSQDSSPINFNGLHNSEQMSAARDRDDDSDVLIECRDVYKSFGEKKILNGVSFKIRHGEAVGIIGPSGTGKSTVLKIIAGLLAPDRGEVYIRGKKRVGLVSDDDISGLRIGLVFQSAALFDSMSVRENVGFLLDEHSSMSKDQISELVKETLAAVGLKGVEDRLPSELSGGMKKRVALARSIICDTTKESIEPEVLLYDEPTAGLDPIASTVVEDLIRSVHIKGRDARGKPGNITSYVVVTHQHSTIKRAIDRLLFLHKGTIVWEGMTQEFTTTTNPIVQQFASGSLDGPIRY, from the exons ATGGTTTCCCTGTCAACCACCACTCCCTTTTTCCCCTTCACTGCACAAAGCGCTTCCACCGGAATCCCTCCTCCCAATTCCTTCCGTTACAGCAAGCAACGTGTTAGGGATCACAGGAAGGTTGTCTGCGCCTGCATCGCACCTCCGCAGAACTTCAAGAGCCAGGACTCTTCCCCTATTAATTTCAAT GGTTTGCACAATTCAGAACAGATGAGCGCGGCGCGGGATCGCGATGATGATTCTGATGTTCTTATTGAGTGTAGAGATGTGTACAAATCTTTTGGGGAAAAGAAAATCTTAAATGGTGTCAGCTTCAAG ATCAGGCATGGTGAAGCTGTTGGAATAATTGGTCCCTCTGGGACTGGTAAATCTACAGTTTTGAAGATTATTGCAGGACTTCTCGCTCCGGACAGG GGGGAAGTTTACATTCGAGGAAAAAAGAGGGTTGGTTTAGTAAGCGATGATGACATATCTGGTCTTCGGATTGGATTA GTTTTCCAAAGTGCCGCACTCTTTGATTCCATGAGTGTTCGTGAAAATGTTGGTTTTCTCTT GGATGAACACTCGAGCATGTCTAAGGACCAGATATCAGAGCTTGTCAAGGAAACCTTGGCTGCAGTTGGATTGAAG GGAGTTGAAGATCGGTTGCCTTCTGAGTTATCAGGTGGGATGAAAAAGCGAGTTGCTTTAGCTCGATCTATTATATGCGACACCACAAAGGAATCAATTGAACCAGAG GTGCTTTTATACGACGAACCAACTGCTGGACTTGATCCTATTGCATCTACTGTTGTTGAGGATCTGATTCGCTCAGTGCACATAAAAGGACGAGATGCTCGTGGAAAACCTGGGAATATTACATCTTATGTAGTTGTTACTCACCAACATAGTACCATTAAAAGAGCCATTGATAG ATTGTTGTTTCTACACAAGGGAACGATTGTTTGGGAAGGAATGACTCAAGAGTTTACAACTACAACAAATCCAATTGTTCAGCAG TTTGCATCCGGGAGCCTAGATGGTCCTATCAGATATTAG
- the LOC137826820 gene encoding uncharacterized protein: protein MFKFLKEVVGGSGTGLKDLPYNIAEPFPSAWGSWTHSRGTSKDDGSPVSVFSLSGSNAQDGHLAAARNGVKRLRTVRHPNILSFLHSAEIETYDAGSPKVTIYIVTEPVMPLSEKIKELGLEGTQRDEYYALGLHQIAKAVSFLNNDCKLVHGNVCLASVVVTPTLDWKLHAFDVLSEFDGSNETSSGQMLQYAWLVGSQYKPMELAKSDWDAIKKSPPWAIDSWGMGCLIYEVFSGLRLGKTEELRITGSIPKSLLPDYQRLLSSLPSRRLNTSKLIENSEYFQNKLVDTIHFMEILSLKDSVERDTFFRKLPNLAEQLPRPIVLKKLLPLLASALEFGSAAASALTALLKMGSWLSAEEFNVKVLPTIVKLFASNDRAIRVGLLQHIDQYGESLSPQVVDEQVYPHVATGFSDTSAFLRELTLKSMLILAPKLSQRTISGTLLKYLSKLQVDEEPAIRTNTTILLGNIGSYLNEGTRKRVLINAFTVRALRDTFPPARGAGIMALCATSSYYDITEVATRILPNVVVLTIDPDSDVRTKAFQAVDQFLQIAKQHYEKTNASDTTGAASVGSSSVPGNASLLGWAMSSLTLKGKPSDHVPVASASSTAITSTSSNGTTGIETPSTAPARVSSSTDLAEHPVPTFPTSTDGWGELENGIQDEHESDRDGWDELEPLEETKPAPALANIQAAQRRPVSQPISQTKQASNLLSKTTPKLNKDEDDDLWGSIAAPAPKTGRPLSLKTAQTDDDDDPWAAIAAPAPTTKAKPLSTSRVRVAKPAAPKLGAQRINRTSSGM from the exons ATGTTTAAATTCCTCAAAGAGGTCGTTGGTGGATCTGGAACCGGCCTCAAGGATCTCCCGTACAACATCGCCGAACCTTTCCCTTCCGCCTGGGGCTCCTGGACTCACTCTCGCGGCACCTCCAAG GATGACGGTTCTCCTGTCTCTGTCTTCTCTCTCTCCGGCTCCAATGCTCAGGACGGCCACTTAGCTGCTGCGCGCAACGGCGTCAAGCGTCTTCGAACT GTTAGGCATCCGAATATATTGTCGTTTCTTCACAGCGCTGAGATTGAGACTTACGATGCAGGTTCGCCGAAGGTTACTATATATATTGTGACTGAGCCTGTGATGCCGCTATCTGAGAAAATCAAGGAGTTAGGGCTTGAAGGTACACAAAG GGATGAATATTATGCTTTGGGTCTTCATCAAATAGCTAAAGCTGTGAGCTTCTTGAATAATGATTGTAAACTT GTTCATGGTAATGTGTGCTTGGCCAGTGTTGTGGTGACACCGACTTTGGACTGGAAGCTTCATGCTTTTGATGTTCTATCTGAGTTTGATGGGAGTAATGAAACATCTTCTGGTCAAATGCTG CAATATGCATGGCTTGTTGGATCACAATACAAACCAATGGAGTTGGCGAAATCAGACTGGGATGCAATTAAGAAGTCTCCTCCATGGGCAATTGATTCTTGGGGCATgg GCTGCTTAATCTATGAGGTATTCTCTGGTTTGAGGTTGGGCAAGACAGAGGAGTTACGCATCACTGGTTCCATCCCCAAG TCTCTGCTTCCAGATTACCAACGGTTATTGAGTTCCCTGCCCTCTCGTAGATTAAACACATCAAAGCTTATAGAAAACAGCG aatattttcaaaataagcTGGTAGACACAATACATTTCATGGAAATTCTCAGTTTGAAAGATAGTGTGGAGAGAGACACCTTCTTCCGCAAGCTTCCAAATTTAGCTGAGCAACTTCCTCGCCCGATAGTTTTGAAGAAG TTACTTCCTTTATTAGCTTCTGCCCTTGAATTTGGTTCAGCTGCTGCCTCAGCTTTGACTGCATTGTTGAAAATGGGTTCCTGGCTTTCAGCAGAGGAGTTTAATGTAAAG GTACTTCCTACAATAGTTAAACTTTTTGCCTCCAATGATCGAGCCATTCGAGTTGGCCTTCTCCAACATATTGATCAATATGGAGAGTCTTTATCACCGCAAGTTGTTGATGAGCAA GTTTACCCTCATGTTGCTACTGGGTTCTCGGACACATCTGCTTTTCTCAGGGAACTGACTCTGAAGTCTATGTTAATTCTGGCTCCAAAG TTGTCCCAAAGGACCATCTCAGGGACATTATTGAAGTATTTGTCAAAGTTGCAG GTTGATGAAGAACCGGCAATTAGAACAAACACTACCATATTATTAGGCAATATTGGAAGCTACTTAAACGAAGGA ACAAGAAAAAGAGTTTTGATCAATGCATTTACAGTTCGTGCATTGCGTGATACTTTTCCACCTGCTAGAGGAGCAG GTATTATGGCTTTATGCGCCACCAGTTCCTACTATGACATCACTGAAGTTGCAACCCGGATTCTTCCTAATGTTGTTGTGCTCACAATTGATCCTGACAG TGATGTTAGAACTAAGGCATTTCAAGCGGTTGATCAGTTTTTGCAGATAGCCAAGCAACATTATGAGAAG ACAAATGCATCAGATACCACTGGTGCTGCAAGTGTGGGAAGCTCATCTGTTCCAGGAAATGCTAGTTTGCTCGG ATGGGCTATGAGCTCTTTGACCTTGAAGGGTAAACCTTCTGATCATGTTCCAGTTGCTTCTGCAAGTTCGACAGCAATCACTTCAACATCTTCTAATGGTACCACAG GCATTGAGACGCCATCAACAGCACCTGCTCGGGTAAGCTCCTCAACAGATTTGGCTGAACACCCTGTCCCAACATTTCCTACATCAACGGATGGCTGGGGGGAACTTGAGAATGGAATTCAAGACGAGCATGAAAGTGACAGGGATGGGTGGGATGAACTGGAACCGCTTGAAGAGACAAAGCCAGCTCCAGCTCTTGCAAACATTCAAGCAGCTCAAAGGCGGCCTGTTTCTCAACCTATTTCACAGACAAAACaag cCTCAAATTTGCTATCCAAAACTACACCAAAATTGAACAAGGATGAGGATGATGATTTGTGGGGATCTATAGCAGCTCCTGCTCCAAAAACTGGAAGACCTTTAAGTTTGAAAACAGCTCAAactgatgatgatgatgatccTTGGGCGGCCATTGCTGCTCCAGCACCCACTACCAAGGCCAAGCCGTTATCCACTAGCAGAGTTAGGGTAGCCAAACCTGCTGCTCCAAAATTAGGTGCTCAGCGGATAAACCGAACATCATCAGGCATGTAA
- the LOC137826331 gene encoding flavin mononucleotide hydrolase 1, chloroplatic has translation MVLMGGVGVPSFSFCCLFQTRPTRPLCLKFRLKPSSSHSITTMALTNNTNERKLPVLLFDIMDTLVRDPFYQDVPAFFGMPLKELIDIKHPTAWIEFEKGLIDEIELARKFFKDGRDFDLEGLKTCMRSGYSYIEGIEQLLLSLKKNNYEMHAFTNYPIWYQLIEDKLKLSKYLSWTFCSCTFGKRKPDTEFYKEVVRHLNVDPTNCIFVDDRQTNVDAAIEVGIRGLHFKNVKLLSENLSLMGIDISTDEE, from the exons ATGGTGTTGATGGGAGGAGTTGGAGTACCCTCATTCTCTTTCTGTTGTTTGTTCCAAACAAGACCCACAAGACCTTTGTGTCTCAAATTCAGATTGAAACCTTCATCATCACATTCAATTACTACCATGGCATTGACCAATAACACCAATGAAAGGAAGCTTCCTGTTCTGCTATTTGATATCATGGACACCCTTGTTCGTGACCCTTTCTACCAAGATGTCCCTGCCTTCTTCGGAATGCCTTTAAAGGAGCTCATAGATATCAAGCACCCCACTGCTTGGATTGAGTTTGAAAAGGGTCTCATTGATGAG ATCGAGCTGGCAAGAAAATTTTTTAAGGATGGAAGGGATTTTGATTTAGAAG GCCTTAAAACTTGTATGAGAAGTGGATATTCCTACATAGAAGGCATCGAACAGTTGCTTCTTTCCTTAAAGAAAAACAACTATGAGATGCATGCTTTTACAAACTATCCTATATG GTATCAGTTGATTGAAGACAAGTTAAAACTCTCAAAATATTTATCATGGACATTTTGTTCATGCACATTTG GAAAGAGGAAGCCTGATACTGAATTCTATAAAGAAGTTGTGAGGCATCTTAATGTTGATCCAACAAATTGTATCTTCGTAGATGACAG GCAAACAAATGTGGATGCTGCAATCGAAGTTGGCATCAGAGGTCTACATTTCAAGAATGTCAAATTACTAAGTGAAAACCTGTCATTGATGGGAATTGACATTTCAACAGATGAAGAATGA